In the Acidobacteriota bacterium genome, CGTTGATGGGCGCCATCGTGCCGATTTCGACGCGCGACCGGTCGTTGCGCAGCGATTCCTTGGCCAGGTCGAGCGACTGATCGGCCACCTTCTGGGCCGCCACCGCCGCCTTCAGATTCCAGTACGCGTACTTCACGTTGCGGATCGTCGCGAGCACGGTCTGGCGCAGCGACACGTCCGAGATGTCCCGGTTCATCTTCGTGACAATGAGCTGCTGCCGGGCATTGTCGATCTCGCGATTCCGGACGAGCGGCTGCGTGAAGTTGAAGTTGAGATTCGACCCGAGGGAGGGGTTTGGGCTGTCGTAGACGCTGTTCGACTTGCCCCGCGACGTGTCCCACAACACCGTGTAGTTGGCGCCCCACGGCAGCAGTTGATTGGCGCCGATATTGGCCGTCAACGAATCACGGGTCAGTTGGTCGCTCGCGCCCGCGAAGAAACTGGTGATTGGGTTTATCGTCCGGCCATCCCGCACCGTGGCCGTCAGGTTGGGTGTCCATGCAGTTCGGGCCTGGGCGATCGACAGGTCCTGCAATTCGGGATTGATCCGCTCAACCCGCACGTCCAGGTTGTTCTCGAGTGCCAGCTTGACCGCCTCTTCGAGGGACAGCGGTTGGGCCGGCCCTGCCGGCTGCGCCGGCGCGGCGGGTGTTGCAGGGGTGGCGGCGGGCGTCTGCGCGAGGGCGGACACCGACAGGCCAATGATCGACACCGCAATAAGGCATATCCGCGCGGCACGAGAAAGCTGTTGAAGCATTGCGATCGACTCCAGGGCTTGTACTGTCACTTCCGGAACGGGACCAGTGGACCTGCTGGCGTGAACGCATGCGACCGCGCCAGTCAGAGACGACTATCCTTTGGATATAGACGGATCAGGGTAGACCACGGTTCAGCAAATCCGCTCCGGGTATACTAGCCCGGACCATTCGCGAAGGCCAGGAACCCCGCCCGCCCGTTCGGTTGGGCATGCCCCATCCGCAGGAGCGTCAGGAGATGAAGCAGGACGATGTGCTGAGCCAGTTTCGGCGCCTGGGCGCGCTGCTCGAAGGCCACTTCAAGTTGTCGTCGGGCCTCCACAGCCCGGCGTACCTTCAGTGCGCGCTGGTGCTGCAACATCCGGCCGAAGCCGAGAAATTGGGCCGGGCACTGGCGGCGGTGATGCCCAGTGTGGAAGCCACCGTGGTGTTGTCGCCTGCACTTGGGGGCCTGATTATCGGCCACGAGGTGGCGCGGGCGTTGGGGGTGCGGGCCATTTTCGCCGAGCGCGTCGATGGCGCGCTGACGCTGCGGCGGGGGTTCGACCTGACGCCGGCAGACCGTGTGGTTGTCGTCGAAGACGTGGTGACCACGGGTGGCTCGACCCGTGAGACCATGGAAGTGGCCCGGGCTGCCGGGGCCACCGTTGTGGCCGCGGCTGCCGTCATCAATCGCAGTGGACACGCGTCACCTGTTGACGTGCCGTTTGCGGCGCTGGCCGCGATCACGCCGCCGACCTGCAAGCCCGACGCCTGCCCGCTGTGCGCGCAGGGGATGCCGGTGACCAAACCCGGGTCGAGACCGGGGAAGTAGCGCCTCGCGCCTACCGCCTAACGCCTGACGCCTGTTGAAGATGTCCCGCACGCTCAAGCTCGTCCTCGCCTATGACGGCTCCGCCTATGTCGGCTGGCAGCGGCAGACGAGCGGCCAGTCCATCCAGGGGCTGATCGAAGACGCACTCAGCCGGATTGATGGCGCACCAGTGGTCGTGGCCGGCGCCGGCCGCACGGATGCCGGTGTCCATGCTCTGGGCCAGGTCGCCAGTGCCCGGGTCGCGACCACGCTCGATCAACCGACGTTGAAGCGAGCGCTCAACGCCATCCTCCCGCCAGATGTCAGGGTCGTCAGCGTCGAGGATGCGGCTGACCAGTTCCACGCCCGGTATAGCGCGTCCGTCAAGACGTACGAATACTGGATCTGGCAGGGTGACGTCCTCCCGCCGTTCCTGAGGGCGTCGTGCTGGCAGATTCCGCGCCAACTGGATGTCGCCGCGATGGATGTTGCAGCTCGGCTGCTCGAGGGACGCCATGATTTTGGGGCGTTCCAGTCCGCGGGAGGCCATGTCAAGACAAGCGTGCGGACCATCTGGTCGGCGCGGGTCGGAGTCGGGACCGTGCGATCTGCGCGTGTCGCGTCACCCTTTGAATCCGCCCCCGAAGACGACAATGGCCATCCGGTCGTCGTGCGCATCGAGGCTGACGGCTTCCTTCGCCACATGGTCCGGGCGGTTGTCGGGACGCTGGTTGAAGTCGGAGACCACCGTCGCGATGCCGACACGATCGCGGCGCTTCTCGACCGCGCGGACCGCGGCGAGGCAGGCCCCACCGCTCCGCCGCACGGGCTGGTGCTCGTTCGGGTGCGCTATGGGCCGGCGGTGGCGCCTGATGCAGGAAGTCGGTAAGATTAGCTCTTGCGTAAATCAGGTTGTCCGCATGTCGCGTGAAGAACTCCTGGCCTGGGTGGCTGCAGGCTCGTCAGACGAGGCGCTGGCGCGGTCCATCAACTTCGACCGGCTCCCGGCCCACATCGCGATCATCATGGATGGCAACGGGCGGTGGGCGGCGCAGCGTCACCTGCCGCGGGTGAAGGGCCATCACGCCGGCATCGAGGCCGTGCGTGACACGGTAGAAACCTGCGCGCGGCTCGGTATCCAGGTGCTGACGCTCTACGCGTTTTCGGTCGAGAACTGGAAACGCCCTCTCCTTGAAGTCACGACCCTGATGGCGTTGCTCAAGCGCTACCTGCGCCTCGAACTGAAAACGCTCATTCGCAACAACATCCGGTTCCGCGTGATCGGCCGGTTCGAAGGCCTGCCCGCCGACGTGCAGAAGGAGCTGGTCAAGGCGGTCGAATCCACCTCGTCATCGACCGGCATGTTTTTCAACATTGCGCTGAACTACGGCGGCCGCGCCGAAATCGTGGATGCGGCCCGCCGCATCGTGGAATTGGGCGTCCGGAGCGAGGATCTCGACGAGCGTCGCTTCAGCGAGTTCCTCTACACGGCTGGCCAGCCGGACCCTGATCTTCTGATCCGCACGAGCGGTGAGATGCGAGTCAGCAATTTTCTGCTGTGGCAGATTGCCTACGCCGAAATCTACGTCACCGACGTGCTCTGGCCGGATTTCCGGCGCCGCCACCTGCTCGAAGCCGTCGCCGACTTCCAGAAACGCGACCGGCGTTACGGCGGCATCAAGCAACCGGCTCCAACCCGCGTGGCCCAGTGACTCGCATCCTCAGCGCCCTCGTCCTGATTCCCCTTGTCGTTTCTGGGATCTGGTTTGCGCCGCAGTGGGTCGTGGTGTTGCTGGTCGAGGCCGTGCTCGTGGCGGCGTTCATCGAGTACGCCGATCTGTATGAGAAGGCGGGCGTGCCCATGCCGCGCGTGCCGGCCTGCGCCGCCGCTGTCGTGACCTGCGCGGCCATCGCCTGGCCGGGACAGATGTCAGCGGATCTCGTGCTGATCGCCATCCTGATTGCGGTTTCGGCGGCCGTGCTCGGCGCGTATCAACCGGCCTCGCACGTGCCGGCCTCCGCCGCGGCGGCGCTGTTCTCGGCAGTCTATCTGGGCGTGCCGCTCGGCTGTCTGGCCGCCCTCCGCGGCGTGTTCGGCCGCGAGGCCCTCCTGCTGGTGTTGATCGTGGTGTGGATCTCAGACAGCGCGCAGTACTACGCCGGGCGGCTGTTCGGCCGGCACAAGCTTTCCCCGACCGTCAGTCCCAAGAAAACGGTCGAAGGCGCCATCGGCGGATTTGTCGCCGGCGTGGCCGTCATGATCGCACTCGGCAGGATCTGGCTTCCCGCGCTCTCGATCTGGTGGCTGGCCGGCACGGGAGCTGTGCTGGTCGCGCTCGGGATTGCGGGCGACCTGTTCGAGTCGCTGCTGAAGCGCAGCGCACAGGTGAAAGACAGTTCTGGTCTCATCCCGGGACACGGCGGCGTGCTGGACCGCATCGACGCGCTGCTCTTTGTCGGACCAGGGTTCTACCTGTTCCTGAGACTGCTGACGTGAGCCGCCTCCGATCGCACGCTCCGAAAATCCGCGTGGCCATCCTCGGATCGACCGGATCGATCGGCCGAAGTGCGCTGTCGGTGGTCGAGGCGCATCCGGACCGCCTCGAAATCGTCGGGCTGGCCGCGGGAAGCAACTCGACGCTGCTGGCCGCCCAGGTGGAACACCACCGGCCGCGTGTGCTGGCCATGGCCACCGCGCACGCACTCGATGCGGCCGCGCATCGCTTCGGGGCTGTGCGGCCGGCTCTCTGCGCTGCCGGCGCCGAGGGCCTGCTCGCCGTGGCGACCCATCCCGACGTCGACGTGCTGCTGTGCGCTTCGTCGGGCACCGCCGCGCTCGAAGCCGTGCTGGCCGCGATCGAGGCCCGCAAGACCATCGCGCTCGCCAACAAGGAAGTGCTCGTGATGGCCGGCGGGATCGTCACGGCTGCGGCCAGGCGTCGAGCGGTCGCCATCCTGCCGGTCGACAGCGAGCACAACGCCATTCATCAGTGCCTCCACGGGCGCGATCACGCGGAGATCAAGCGGCTGATTCTCACGGCGTCTGGCGGCCCGTTCCGCGAACATTCGGCTGCCGAGCTCAAGACAGTCAGTCCCGAAGACGCCTTGCGCCACCCGACATGGCGCATGGGGCGCAAGATCACCATTGATTCCGCGACGCTGATGAACAAGGGCCTCGAGGTGATCGAGGCGCACTGGCTGTTTGGGGCGGGTCCCGATCAGATCGATGTCATCGTACACCCGCAGTCGGTCGTGCATTCCATGGTGGAACTGTGCGACGGCTCGATCATCGCGCAGTTGGGCGTCACCGACATGCGCCTGCCGATCCAGTACGCGTTTTCGTACCCCGCGCGTTGGAGCGGCCCGTTGCCATCGCTCGACCTGGTGAAATGCGCGCCACTCGACTTCCAACTGCCCGATCACAAGCGTTTTCCCTGCCTCGGCCTGGCATACCGCGCTCTCCGGGCCGGGGGGAGCCTGCCTGTCGTGCTCAATGCGGCCAACGAGGTGGCGGTCGCCGCATTCCTGGCCGGCCGCCTCGGTTTCCTGTCGATCGCCGAGGCGATCGAGCGGGCCATGGACGCCCATGCCACCCGGGCCGTGTCCACCCTGGTCGAGGTGCGCGAAGCCGACACCTGGGCTCGCGAGTTCACCCAGGAGCTGGTCCGGGGTTACAATCAAGGTTGAGGCTCCCCTTGGTCATGAATACGTTGAACTCGATCGTTGCCTTCGTCTTTGTACTCGGCGTGCTGGTGTTCGTGCACGAACTGGGACACTTCCTGGTGGCGCGCTGGCTTGGCGTCCGCGTGATCACATTCTCGATCGGGTTCGGCCCGAAGCTCTTGAAGTTCCGGCGCAACGACATCGAGTACTGCATCAGTGCGTTTCCGCTCGGCGGCTACGTCAAGATGGCGGGCGAGAACCCGGACGAGCCGCTCTCGGGCAATCCTGGCGAGTTTCTCGCACGCAGCCGGTGGGACCGGTTCCGCATACTGGTCGCCGGGCCGGTGATGAACATCCTCCTGGCGGTTGTGCTGATGTGGGTCGTGCTCGCGCAGGGCGCACAGGTGCCCGCGTTCCAGGACGCGCCGGTGGTCATCGGCGCGGTCGGCGCCAAGTCACCAGCGGAAAAGGGCGGGATCAAGCCCGGCGATCGGATCACCAAAGTCGGCAGTCAACCCGTGGCCACGTGG is a window encoding:
- the pyrE gene encoding orotate phosphoribosyltransferase, with product MKQDDVLSQFRRLGALLEGHFKLSSGLHSPAYLQCALVLQHPAEAEKLGRALAAVMPSVEATVVLSPALGGLIIGHEVARALGVRAIFAERVDGALTLRRGFDLTPADRVVVVEDVVTTGGSTRETMEVARAAGATVVAAAAVINRSGHASPVDVPFAALAAITPPTCKPDACPLCAQGMPVTKPGSRPGK
- the truA gene encoding tRNA pseudouridine(38-40) synthase TruA, producing MSRTLKLVLAYDGSAYVGWQRQTSGQSIQGLIEDALSRIDGAPVVVAGAGRTDAGVHALGQVASARVATTLDQPTLKRALNAILPPDVRVVSVEDAADQFHARYSASVKTYEYWIWQGDVLPPFLRASCWQIPRQLDVAAMDVAARLLEGRHDFGAFQSAGGHVKTSVRTIWSARVGVGTVRSARVASPFESAPEDDNGHPVVVRIEADGFLRHMVRAVVGTLVEVGDHRRDADTIAALLDRADRGEAGPTAPPHGLVLVRVRYGPAVAPDAGSR
- a CDS encoding isoprenyl transferase, whose protein sequence is MSREELLAWVAAGSSDEALARSINFDRLPAHIAIIMDGNGRWAAQRHLPRVKGHHAGIEAVRDTVETCARLGIQVLTLYAFSVENWKRPLLEVTTLMALLKRYLRLELKTLIRNNIRFRVIGRFEGLPADVQKELVKAVESTSSSTGMFFNIALNYGGRAEIVDAARRIVELGVRSEDLDERRFSEFLYTAGQPDPDLLIRTSGEMRVSNFLLWQIAYAEIYVTDVLWPDFRRRHLLEAVADFQKRDRRYGGIKQPAPTRVAQ
- a CDS encoding phosphatidate cytidylyltransferase, with product MTRILSALVLIPLVVSGIWFAPQWVVVLLVEAVLVAAFIEYADLYEKAGVPMPRVPACAAAVVTCAAIAWPGQMSADLVLIAILIAVSAAVLGAYQPASHVPASAAAALFSAVYLGVPLGCLAALRGVFGREALLLVLIVVWISDSAQYYAGRLFGRHKLSPTVSPKKTVEGAIGGFVAGVAVMIALGRIWLPALSIWWLAGTGAVLVALGIAGDLFESLLKRSAQVKDSSGLIPGHGGVLDRIDALLFVGPGFYLFLRLLT
- a CDS encoding 1-deoxy-D-xylulose-5-phosphate reductoisomerase, whose amino-acid sequence is MSRLRSHAPKIRVAILGSTGSIGRSALSVVEAHPDRLEIVGLAAGSNSTLLAAQVEHHRPRVLAMATAHALDAAAHRFGAVRPALCAAGAEGLLAVATHPDVDVLLCASSGTAALEAVLAAIEARKTIALANKEVLVMAGGIVTAAARRRAVAILPVDSEHNAIHQCLHGRDHAEIKRLILTASGGPFREHSAAELKTVSPEDALRHPTWRMGRKITIDSATLMNKGLEVIEAHWLFGAGPDQIDVIVHPQSVVHSMVELCDGSIIAQLGVTDMRLPIQYAFSYPARWSGPLPSLDLVKCAPLDFQLPDHKRFPCLGLAYRALRAGGSLPVVLNAANEVAVAAFLAGRLGFLSIAEAIERAMDAHATRAVSTLVEVREADTWAREFTQELVRGYNQG